AACTAGCATGCAGAACCTGTGGACAGGCCTGATTGTCGTCGGTTATTTGCTGGTGATTGCGGCGGTTGCGGCGACAATGCGATCGGCCCAGGTTTGGGCATTAGCGGAGCTCGATACGGCGGACAGCCGACAGCAATGGAGTGACTTTCGGCAACAAGTGCAAACCGAGATGGAAGAGGGGGGAGCGCCGGTAGCTCGCAGCGTTCCCAGGAGCGCCGAACCTCCCACTTTTGTGTTGCTGCGGGATCATTTTTACGTGCTCCTGGCCTTTGTTTTGCTGATAGTCTCGCTGCTTTACTGGATGACGGCATGGATGATTTCGGGCGCCTTGCGAACCTCGGCCCCAGCTGGCGACTCTCGGTCGTAGCAGGACCCCTGCCCGTTTTCACTTTCGTTGAATTAGAATAGCGACATGAGCCCCTCCAGTCGTCAAAACGAAACGCGTCAACCAGAGCTGCTGGTGCAGCACTGGCCGCTGACGCAGTCTCCGTGGGAAACGGGGGTCATGGCGATCGCTTTCGCCGCGGTGGGGCTGATCGCGTATTACGCGTCGAGCAGTTGGTCACTCGGCTTGCTCTGTATGGTGCTGCTATTGCTGACGTCGTGGCGGATGTGGTTGCCGGCGACCTTCGAGATCGGCCCGCGCGGCATCGTCCAGAAGAATCTGTGGGGCCAACGCCGAATTCAATGGCGGAGCGTCGACAGTTGTCAGACGCAGCGCAAAGGGGTGCTCGTCTATCTGCTGGCCGACGCCTCGGCGGCGGCCGAACTGAGCAACGTCTACATCTCGGGGCCAAGCCAGGTCGATGAGATCTGCGAGATCGTCGACTACTACCTACAGATTCGCCGCTCTGGAGGCGGATCGTCCATCTTGCGGCACGACGACAGCGCCGACTCGATCGACTCGCCGCCAATTTCGGCCTCTCGCTCGTAGGTTCGCCTAGAGCGGTTTTCTTCAATCTTTAGCGTTGTGGCTGGTTGCGGCCGCGCTGGTCGGCGTTGACCTGCATCGACGAATCTTGAGGATTCGCCTGCTTCGGTCGCCTTGACCAGCTTGCCTCACCAACGCCAGAAACGCTACTGCTATCAGAAAAACGCTCTAGAGCGAGCTCGCGTCAACCTTAAAGCAGGCCGCCTTGTGCGCGCCACCTTCTAGCTTCGGCGGTTGGCTGCGGCAGATAACCTCGTCGACGATCGGGCAGCGATCGGCAAACGGGCAGCCCGGATATTCTTTATCAGGCGAAGGAACTTCTCCCTGCAGCACGACGCGCTGACGCGTTCGCTCCAGCGCCGGATCGGGGACCGGAATTGCTGACAGTAACGCCTGCGTGTAGGGGTGCTGCGGCGATTCGTACAGCGCTTCGGCCGGCGCCATCTCGACAATGCGGCCGAGGTACATCACGCCAACGCGGGTCGAGATATGTCGAACCACCGACAAGTCATGCGCGATGAACAAGTACGACAGTCCCAGCTTCTGCTGCAGGTCCATCAGCAGGTTGACGACCTGGGCCTGAATTGAAACGTCGAGGGCCGAGACCGGCTCGTCGCACAGGATCAGGCGAGGGCGAACCGCCAAAGCGCGGGCAATGCCGATCCGCTGTCGCTGACCGCCGGAAAACTCGTGCGGATAGCGGTTGATGTAGCGGGGGTTGAGCCCGACTAGTTCCATCAGCCGCATCACTTCCAACTTGCGATCGACCCCGCGAGCCAGATTGTAGATTTTGATCGGTTCGCCAATGATCGAGCCGACCGTCATGCGCGGATTGAGCGACGCAAACGGGTCTTGGAAGATCATCTGCACGTCGCGGCGATAGGGACGCATCGCGGCGCCCGTCAGCCCGTCCACGCGACGGCCGTTGATGTAGACCGCGCCTTCGGTCGGCGGAGTGAGGTTGAGAATCGCTTTGGCGGTGGTCGATTTGCCGCAGCCCGATTCGCCAACCAAGCCGAGCGTTTCCCCTTCCCGCAGCGAAAAGCTGACGCCGTCCACGGCGCGGACAAAGCCGGTTTCGCCGGTGAACAAGCCTCCCCGTCGAAACGGGAAGTGGACCTTCATGTTGCGCACTTCAAGCAGCGGCGGGGTCGCCGGCGTTGCGAGAATCGGTTCCACTGTCGTTTCCACCGTCACGATTGATCCTCGCTAACCTGCGACGTCGCATCATGGCGCGGCGCTTCATCAATGTTGACCAGGCAGGCGTAGCTGCCGTCGTTGGCGTCGACCAGCGGCGGGTCGACCTGGCTGCACTTGTCGATACTGAACGGGCAACGCGGACGGAACGAACATCCGGCCGGCAGCTTGGAAAGGTCGGGCGGCTGGCCCGGGATCGGCCGCAGTTCAGCTTCCAGTTGATCGACGCGTGGGGCCGATTCGAGCAGGCCGAGCGTGTAGGGATGCCGGGGGTTCTGGAAGAGTTCGTCGACGGTCGCTTTTTCGACGACGCGGCCGGCGTACATCACTTGCACGCGATGAGCGATGTTGGCGATCACGCCCAAGTCGTGCGTGATCATCAGGATCGCGGTTCCTTCCAGCAGCTGCAGCTCTTTCATGAGCTCCAGAATCTGAGCCTGGATGGTGACGTCGAGCGCGGTGGTCGGTTCGTCGGCGATCAAAATGTCGGGTTTGCACGACAGAGCCATCGCGATCATCACGCGTTGCCGCATGCCGCCAGAGAATTGATGCGGATACTCAAAGACCCGCTTGCTGGCCGACGGGATGCCGACTTTCTCGAGCATTTCAATCGCGTGGAAGGTCGCCTCTTTGGCCGAGAGGCCCAAGTGCCGCCGCGTCACCTCGGTCAGCTGATCTTCGACGGTCAGGAACGGGTTGAGCGCGGTCATCGGATCTTGAAAGATCATCGCAATTCGGTTGCCGCGAATGTGCGACAGCTCGTTATGCGACATCTTCAGCAGGTCTTGTCCGCGATAGAGGGCCCGCCCCGAGACGATCTTGCCTGGCGGTTGCGGAATCAGCCCCATCAGCGCCAGCGAGGTGACCGACTTGCCAGAGCCTGATTCGCCGACGACGCCCAGCGTTTCGCCGGCGTTCAGTTCCCAGTCGACGCCCCGCACGGCCGTGACTAGGCCGTCGTCGGTGTTGAACTCGACGCGTAGGTCTTCGACGCGAAGGAGCGGTTCGTGCGTGTTGCTTGTTGACGCCATGCCGGTTCCTTAGCGATTTTTCATGCGGGGATCGAGCGCGTCACGCAGGCCGTCCCCCAGAAAGTTGAGCGAGTACAACGTCGAGGCGAGTGCGATCGCCGGGAAGACGATCAGCCACCAGTAAATCCGGATCGGCGTGATCACCTTCAGCCCTTCGTTGGCGAGCAAGCCCCACGAAACGTTCGGCTCTTCGACGCCGATCCCCAGGAAGGAGAGGAACGCCTCGAAGAGCATCACCGACGGAATCGTCAGCGTCAGGTAGACGATCACCACGCCTAGCACGTTAGGAACCAGGTGCACAAAGACGATCCGGCCCGGGCTGGCGCCGATCGTGCGAGCGGCGTCGACAAATTGTTCATGTTTTAGGCTGATCACCTGGCCGCGAACGACGCGGGCCATCGTCAGCCAGTAAATGGCGCCGATCAGAAAGTAGAACGCCACGATTCGGTTGATGCCGAACGACTCCAAGCTTTCTTTGATCGACGGTTCACTGATCACCATCACCACAAAAATCACGATGAAGATGAACGGGATCGAGTACAGGATGTCCACCACCCGCATCATTGCGTCGTCGACATGTCCGCCGACAAAACCGCTGATGGCGCCATAGCTAACGCCGATGATCAGAGAGACGAACGTCGCGACGATGCCAACGATTAAACTGACGCGAGCGCCCCAGAACAAGCGGGAGAGCAGGTCGCGGCCGAGGTGGTCATTGCCGCAATAGCTGGGGATCGCCCAGTCGCCAAATATCGAGAGACGCAAGCGAATAAGCGCTTCGTCGAACGCACTGGGGTTATTCCAGAGCGTATTGATTTTCGCGTCCAGGGCTTCGCCGGTCATTTCCGCCAGTCCAAGCGTCGCCGGATCGCCATTGGGCGCTGCAAACGAGCGATCGCTGAGGT
This sequence is a window from Blastopirellula retiformator. Protein-coding genes within it:
- a CDS encoding ABC transporter permease, whose product is MLNDANAIHGVSLWQDAWRRLRRNWVAMGALLLLVLLSLSAILTPLFPLQSPVDQHLSDRSFAAPNGDPATLGLAEMTGEALDAKINTLWNNPSAFDEALIRLRLSIFGDWAIPSYCGNDHLGRDLLSRLFWGARVSLIVGIVATFVSLIIGVSYGAISGFVGGHVDDAMMRVVDILYSIPFIFIVIFVVMVISEPSIKESLESFGINRIVAFYFLIGAIYWLTMARVVRGQVISLKHEQFVDAARTIGASPGRIVFVHLVPNVLGVVIVYLTLTIPSVMLFEAFLSFLGIGVEEPNVSWGLLANEGLKVITPIRIYWWLIVFPAIALASTLYSLNFLGDGLRDALDPRMKNR
- a CDS encoding ABC transporter ATP-binding protein, producing MKVHFPFRRGGLFTGETGFVRAVDGVSFSLREGETLGLVGESGCGKSTTAKAILNLTPPTEGAVYINGRRVDGLTGAAMRPYRRDVQMIFQDPFASLNPRMTVGSIIGEPIKIYNLARGVDRKLEVMRLMELVGLNPRYINRYPHEFSGGQRQRIGIARALAVRPRLILCDEPVSALDVSIQAQVVNLLMDLQQKLGLSYLFIAHDLSVVRHISTRVGVMYLGRIVEMAPAEALYESPQHPYTQALLSAIPVPDPALERTRQRVVLQGEVPSPDKEYPGCPFADRCPIVDEVICRSQPPKLEGGAHKAACFKVDASSL
- a CDS encoding ABC transporter ATP-binding protein, which produces MASTSNTHEPLLRVEDLRVEFNTDDGLVTAVRGVDWELNAGETLGVVGESGSGKSVTSLALMGLIPQPPGKIVSGRALYRGQDLLKMSHNELSHIRGNRIAMIFQDPMTALNPFLTVEDQLTEVTRRHLGLSAKEATFHAIEMLEKVGIPSASKRVFEYPHQFSGGMRQRVMIAMALSCKPDILIADEPTTALDVTIQAQILELMKELQLLEGTAILMITHDLGVIANIAHRVQVMYAGRVVEKATVDELFQNPRHPYTLGLLESAPRVDQLEAELRPIPGQPPDLSKLPAGCSFRPRCPFSIDKCSQVDPPLVDANDGSYACLVNIDEAPRHDATSQVSEDQS